From Aspergillus fumigatus Af293 chromosome 5, whole genome shotgun sequence, a single genomic window includes:
- a CDS encoding DUF3632 domain-containing protein: MHDLLRDSPSSPPRDRPSGFAACDPADRADLEEAARAGDFDLLRSVAHNRAWIVGQSYCRSRDSIDSCERYLHSLWYVYYQCARHVSHESFEQDRWILDILRTRGRGPLTRPAPGAGIDIARTPDGTVWNDLPLLATDMTGFWINDCAAMSSKQRLNAASFLAKLASTRVANDRLCQIALILFRETFEAVRPLGSSNEPEDEDPRRPIHVLTIASLLPSTCAWIREAGHNIILLSDVLWNDCSNSTIGKGGFTFVQSELGQRAPDGFSPWRWLYWLKRLHQIADEASKADEKILAEQAAKAIDIMLSHVKQRNFKILRVFEAAGDAVTQDKDFLGLTKEW, from the coding sequence ATGCACGACTTACTAAGAGATTCACCAAGCTCACCGCCGCGGGATAGACCTTCCGGCTTTGCTGCATGCGACCCAGCGGATCGGGCGGATCTGGAGGAGGCTGCTCGAGCAGGGGATTTCGACCTCCTCCGATCTGTAGCACATAACAGAGCGTGGATCGTGGGCCAAAGCTATTGCCGGAGCCGGGATTCCATTGATTCCTGCGAGCGGTATCTGCATTCTCTCTGGTACGTCTATTACCAATGCGCCAGACATGTCTCCCACGAAAGCTTTGAGCAAGACAGATGGATCCTTGACATCCTCCGGACGCGGGGACGCGGGCCACTAACGAGGCCGGCACCGGGCGCTGGCATCGATATTGCTAGAACTCCCGATGGTACCGTCTGGAATGACCTGCCGCTCCTCGCGACGGACATGACAGGGTTCTGGATAAATGACTGCGCGGCAATGAGCTCAAAGCAGCGTCTTAATGCTGCGTCCTTCCTTGCGAAGCTTGCATCCACGCGCGTTGCAAACGACCGGCTTTGCCAGATTGCCCTGATTCTTTTTCGTGAGACATTCGAGGCAGTGCGCCCCCTTGGAAGCTCTAACGAGccggaagatgaagatcctCGCCGACCAATCCATGTACTTACTATTGCTTCGTTACTCCCATCTACATGTGCCTGGATCCGAGAAGCCGGGCATAACATCATACTCTTGTCCGATGTCTTATGGAATGATTGCTCGAACAGTACCATTGGGAAAGGTGGCTTCACCTTTGTGCAGTCAGAGCTAGGTCAACGAGCACCTGATGGATTTAGTCCCTGGAGATGGTTATACTGGCTTAAGCGGTTACATCAGATTGCCGATGAAGCATCAAAAGCAGATGAGAAGATTCTTGCAGAGCAGGCCGCCAAGGCAATTGACATTATGTTAAGTCACGTCAAGCAGAGAAACTTTAAGATTCTCAGGGTGTTTGAGGCAGCGGGCGATGCTG